CTCTATTTTTATATTTTTTTATAAAAACCAAATAAGCATTTCATGTTTTTGGCTTTTATAAAATCAAGCAAAAAGCACTAAAAAGTTTAATTTTTATCGGTAACTTTCATTAACTCTCCCAAAGGGTTGTATAGAAGTTCAGTAATATTCCTTGCTTTTACAACCCTTATGAAATAAAGGATTTTATAATCGGGTGTTTCAATTTGTTTAATATCATCAATCATCCAGGAACGAAATTCTGATTTGTTATGGGATTCTAGAATTGTAGATGGTAGTTCTTTTTTATTAATGTTCATAGATGTTTTTTTCCATGTGCCATCAGTGGTATATTTTGCTTCAAGTTTTTTGCTTTCAAAATTAAAATCAACTTCATAATCACCGTTTTTTGTTTTCCAGGATCGATTTTTTGCATCAGGATACTTAGTTGAAAAATTATCCTTAATTAACTTAGGAACGGCAGATTCCTGAACATCCTTTTTTTGTGCATAAACTGAACAAGAAATAAATAGAATTACCACTAATAGATGTATTTTTTTCATGACTTATTGAATTTTTTTAAAAGTTAAATTTTTTAATTCAAGGTATATTATTAATAGAATTCACTCCTAATACTTAAATCCCTGTTTTAAAATCTGTAAAAAACATACCACAGTTTATTAGCATATAAAATTCAACTTTTAGTACATTCCATACAAATGCTAATTTGAATATTGATATTAGACGTTGAATTTTTTCCTGTTTATGAGAAAAATATTACTCTACCACATAAATTGGTTTTTCTTTGACCCCCAAAATGGAGAAAAAAGTGTTGCCCTTTTTAATGTCATTCCAAATGGAGCCAAGCGCAATGAGGAATCTCTTTCTGAGCGCATTGTTTGTTGGAAGTACTATTTGCAAGAGATTCCTCCCTTTGGTTCGAATGACAGCTTGTGTTTTTTAGGAGTAGTCAAAGAAGTGGTCAGCAAAGCCGACCCCTTCTTTGACTACCTTGTCCATCCAATGTTGTTCATTCCGAGCGCATCGAGGAATCTAAAAAACTTTTACCAGACAGCAGTATTTTTTTTTACTAATCAAAAAAAAAAGGAACAAAACGCTTTTAGGCGAATTGTTCCTTTTAAAATTTGAACCTCTACTTTTGAAAAAACTAGATAGCTTTCAATTTAATTCAACTCATTATTTTATTAATATTTTTTGAGTTTCAACCTTTCCCTCTGATTCGATTGTAATAAAATATATTCCTGGAATTAAATCCTGAGTTTTTACTACCAATTTGTTTTTATCTACATAGGAAATATCCGTTTGAATGGATTTTCCTGTAATATCAAGTATTTTGACCAAACCTCCTGATATTTTTTCATCTAATTCAATGTTAATGAATTCCTCAGCAGGGTTTGGATAGCTTTTAATTAAAGTAGAATTTACCTCGTTTGCCTCCTCATCAATTTTAACAGTCATTCCAGGGTTAGGATAAACTGTTACTACTGCACCATTACTTGGAGCCCATATATTAATGTTTGAAGGTGAGGCAAAAATATTCGCGTCAGACACAGTACCAACGTTATCAGCGTTATCAATTTTAACATATCGTACTTCAATTTTTTCCTGATCAATAAATATCCAGGTAAAGTGATTGAATTTATCGCTGTTACGTGTCCAGCTTTTGGCTTTATCCACTGTTCTTAATGGTGCTCCCCAACATCCTTCTCCTATATAAGTAACTCCTTTTTCCTGATCTCTTACAAAACCCTGAACGTTTCCTGAAGCGCTTGAGGCCCTTATCGGATAAGTTGATTTTACACAATGTGCATCTGACTCAACTACTAATTTCACGCCATGCTGATAGAACAAAGGCTCCCAATTGGCAACAATATCGTTTCTATCCACTTTAGATGAAACATGAGGTCTCATTGGCCTGTGGTATTGAGCAATTTTCCATTGGGTATTTGTATTGGCCTCAAGATCGCTTTTTAACCATGAAGTCTGATTACCTGCTACTGATATCTCACTATTTAATGTATATACCCTTAATAAGGAACCACCAAGGCTTAAAGCATAATAAACTTCTGCACTTGGAACATCAAAAATATTTACCATATCTGGATTTTTATCATGATTTCCTCTTTCAGCGATTATTGGAATCATTCTACCATCTGCTCCAATAGTTAATTGCCAATCATCTAACCATTCTTTCCATTCTGAATCTGTACTTTGATCAGTCATGTCGCCACCAAACAACACAGCATGTGGGCGCAATTTTGCAACCATCTTATTTCCGTTCCTTCTGGGAACAGCATTGTTCCTAGAATCACCACCTGCAATTAACGAAAGTCTTTCTGTAGGTGAATCAGGTGCTGTTTTAAACCAGAGTCTTTTGCTGGTTCCTTCACTGTCACGAATTACAAAATAATATGAAGTATTTGGCATTAATCCGGTTAAGCGTACAAAATTGTGGTTTAAGCCTTTATCTGTAACAGTACGGTTGGGAGTTTGTGAACTTGTATACAACTGGTAATTTGTCCCCTGATCTGTGGTGCCATAATGTACCGTTGGGGAACTGCCGCTTACTTGTGCCCAGCCAATTACCATTGTGGTTGAGGGATTATCACGCCAGGATATTCTGTATTTATTTGTAACTGCTAATATTCTTTCAGGACAAAACATACAAAATGTAAGTATTGCAGTAAACAAGTAAATCAGTTTTTTGCTTTTTTGTAGATTTTTCATTTGTTTCGGATTTAGTTTAAATAAAAAATTGATTTTTGACTTTTTTGAAAATTTCAATTGATTTAAAATAAAAATATAAAACTGGTCTCTTCATTGGATTTCGGATTTAGTTTAAATTAAAAAATTGACTTCTGATTTTTTTGAAAATTCTAAAGATTTTTGTTGAAAAAAATAATGCTGTTCCCTGGTATATTGAATCTTTTTTTTTGATTATAAATTCACTTATTTCTTCTGTAGTGCTTGTAAATAATGCGTTTCGTGGATTATTAGAACTAGAA
This is a stretch of genomic DNA from Bacteroidota bacterium. It encodes these proteins:
- a CDS encoding PepSY-like domain-containing protein, whose protein sequence is MKKIHLLVVILFISCSVYAQKKDVQESAVPKLIKDNFSTKYPDAKNRSWKTKNGDYEVDFNFESKKLEAKYTTDGTWKKTSMNINKKELPSTILESHNKSEFRSWMIDDIKQIETPDYKILYFIRVVKARNITELLYNPLGELMKVTDKN
- a CDS encoding T9SS type A sorting domain-containing protein → MKNLQKSKKLIYLFTAILTFCMFCPERILAVTNKYRISWRDNPSTTMVIGWAQVSGSSPTVHYGTTDQGTNYQLYTSSQTPNRTVTDKGLNHNFVRLTGLMPNTSYYFVIRDSEGTSKRLWFKTAPDSPTERLSLIAGGDSRNNAVPRRNGNKMVAKLRPHAVLFGGDMTDQSTDSEWKEWLDDWQLTIGADGRMIPIIAERGNHDKNPDMVNIFDVPSAEVYYALSLGGSLLRVYTLNSEISVAGNQTSWLKSDLEANTNTQWKIAQYHRPMRPHVSSKVDRNDIVANWEPLFYQHGVKLVVESDAHCVKSTYPIRASSASGNVQGFVRDQEKGVTYIGEGCWGAPLRTVDKAKSWTRNSDKFNHFTWIFIDQEKIEVRYVKIDNADNVGTVSDANIFASPSNINIWAPSNGAVVTVYPNPGMTVKIDEEANEVNSTLIKSYPNPAEEFINIELDEKISGGLVKILDITGKSIQTDISYVDKNKLVVKTQDLIPGIYFITIESEGKVETQKILIK